The genomic stretch GTTGAACAGGATTCGGCCTTCCGTATGCACTGTGCTCACATCCTCAAGCAAGCGCAAAACAGACATGGCGGTCACGGATTTCCCGGAACCGGATTCCCCGACCAGGGCATGGGTTTTTCCTTGCTCAATATGCAGGTTTATATCGTGCAGGATCCGGCTGTCGCCGCCGATCTCCTGGTCAGAACAGAAGGTCAGCGAGAAATTATCAAGGGTAAGTAAGGTATCCATGACAGAAATGTACCGTATGAAAACGGGCAGAGCAAGGCTAATCAAGGCCAATAGCCGAGTAGGGCTTGATTTTTTTTGCCGGAGAGGAGGAAAGGGAACTGTCTTTCTAGCGAGTAAAAAATATTCGAAGTATCTCTTCTGGAGGATAGAAAGGGTGCAACTGTGACATGCTCAGGTGAATCGCTCTTTGTTGGTAAAAAGTATTATTTTCGTTGTGCTACGGCGAGGTATACCCGGTAATCGTACCAACCGTGAAAATGGCATGAATTAAGCATGGCAAAAGTCACATATTCAGGTATGATTATTTTTTTCTCTTCCGAAAAAAAGGAAGAAGAAAAAGAGCATGAGGTTCGGGGAAAATTTCAGCAGATCGCGCCGGTTCTACACGGGAACAGGAGGGAGAATTATGAATTGTTGGGAATATAAGCAATGCGGGCGAGAGAAAGATGGGGTGCATGCAGGGGAAAAAGGTGTTTGTCCGGTATATCCTGATCATGGCAAGGGATGTGCTCGGGTTGCAGGTACCTTATGCGGGGGTAAGGTACAGGGGGAGTTTGTTCTGAAGCTTCTTTCCTGTATAAAATGTGATTTTTATCAAAGCGAGAATTACGACAAGTCCTACGGAGCGGTCAGAGATATCGCTTGATTCGACGGATCTTCATGGGAAAAACAAAGCCATTGGCCCGTCTTTTTTTTCGGGAACTTACTGAATCCTGTCAGGTTGGGCAGGGGAGTAGCATTATTATTGCGGTTTCCGGTGGCTCGGATTCTATGGCCCTGCTCTATCTCTTGGCAGATGCTCGGAAGCGGCTGGAGCTTGATCTGACAGCGGTCTGGATGGATCACTGCCTGCGTCCAGAAGAAACCCCGATAGAGGAAAGGACAGTGCTTGCTGCGGCGAAGCGACTGGAGGTCGTTTGCGTCAGGCACCGGGTGGATGCGGCTTCCTCTGCGAGTGAGCAAGGGATTTCCCTTGAGCATGCTGCCCGTGATCTGCGCTATGCTGCCCTTCGGGCTACCGCTCGCGAGGTCGGGGCCGAATACATTGCTGTGGCCCATACGGCTGATGATCAGGCGGAAGAAATCCTGTTGCGCCTCTTGCGGGGGAGCGGTCGGGAAGGGGTGTCCGGGATGCGGATGCAGAGCAGAGACCTGATCCGGCCCTTGCTTAATATCGATAAAAAGGATTTGCTGGCTTGGCTGACAGAGCAAGAAATCGTCTCCTGCTTTGACTCCTCCAATGATGATATGCGCTTTCTTCGCAACCGGGTTCGCCATCAGCTGCTGCCCTTTCTGGAAGAGCATTTTGAGCAGGGGATCAAGAAGTCCCTGCGCAAGACCGCAGATAGTTTGGCGGTAGATGAAGACTTGCTGGCCGCATTAACCGCAGAGGCCGAGCAGAAAACAATCAACGTATTATCTCCCCCAGAGGAGGCGAGTGAGCCTCAGGAGTCCCCGAAAATACAGCTTCTCCGGGCTCCGTTTTGTGCCCTCCATCCTGCCTTGCAGCGCCGGGTGGTGGAGCGCCTGCTCTGGAGG from Candidatus Electrothrix communis encodes the following:
- the tilS gene encoding tRNA lysidine(34) synthetase TilS, whose amino-acid sequence is MGKTKPLARLFFRELTESCQVGQGSSIIIAVSGGSDSMALLYLLADARKRLELDLTAVWMDHCLRPEETPIEERTVLAAAKRLEVVCVRHRVDAASSASEQGISLEHAARDLRYAALRATAREVGAEYIAVAHTADDQAEEILLRLLRGSGREGVSGMRMQSRDLIRPLLNIDKKDLLAWLTEQEIVSCFDSSNDDMRFLRNRVRHQLLPFLEEHFEQGIKKSLRKTADSLAVDEDLLAALTAEAEQKTINVLSPPEEASEPQESPKIQLLRAPFCALHPALQRRVVERLLWRIGGRAGYDHILLVIKAAEGGRTNSELHLGRGLRVGVFRDRLEFSYPMGQKAWRGRLFGLAGEAG